The Hevea brasiliensis isolate MT/VB/25A 57/8 chromosome 1, ASM3005281v1, whole genome shotgun sequence genome has a window encoding:
- the LOC131179124 gene encoding protein GAMETE EXPRESSED 2-like isoform X1, giving the protein MAIQVRLCSTLISLLGFLSLSSLAFESSTSDEAQVPNFAFSWLNDNNKFQAGDTAAIKIIVLGEFDSKGNVSLDKSAFNPTLTVNGKRGNNSFVSGVFLDTAGDTSTWRILFTPIRVGVFNVFINDDSFKVFDSSLHFETVPGKIYPSVCIASWMGFLNEFEAGERATVFIAPRDAFGNNVSSTREELHPYNFTLCALYANGSLANVLNITHIGWNELGFINIEFIVAKAGNLLLHVKGGNQTLNGCPLALKVNPGPLDVSNCLPKWKFETNAWQIFSKMEIFIHQQDQYGNLVSGLYEFDADIIEKDTNLSIPVADLYFEDMVPGIQLFSFSLLEPGNFLLTISNLKHNRSISNMPFAYTVFIGYCDGSASIVNGSGLNDSVAGEIAQFSVYLIDIYQYPAFVELGSIKVQIVRENDSYNVQPSIFPIIHGNGPAQELSYATISQTEISPAPSDVPRNISAGHSEVLASAFNVIYTAEKSGIYEIYVFCGNILLSGHSFRKEVRAGEVNVSLSKVVKFAPKVPKLTENEIWVQLMDTFSNPVLSQLSLLKLEIASVNRSGFSTGMFVDNDDGSYTCQYMARDVGTYEMCVSFDGIRFSPCPFGVNVYGGEYFPKAYDDKISVWEDESIAFDVLANDYFAGHNASIVEFLKPDYGSLLQDGHFFRYTPYQNYYGSDSFMYTISDVNGNLASAAVNISVLNIPPQFISSPSQLQATEDMISPRYGGFSGFEIRSSDPMENISVTLRADSGTLFLSPMLMHFWHPIWGEFSVKKEDDEAKSLTLEGSVDLMNLALQSIQYLGNDNFSGDDTVRVSAGNKNGINDLAVPAFVEPINDPPFINVPKFITLKGNEDESLIFNKARDKFEFCVGDPDLLNFPGKESRFIVAFSVEVDDGFLVTSLPAELIDTTELRLMNSYQWQPVQTYVTISKRFMVKAKGIRFQGTIIDCNVVMQQLSYHGGENGAVLTLK; this is encoded by the exons ATGGCAATTCAAGTTCGCTTATGTAGTACTCTCATTTCCCTTCTGGGTTTCCTTTCCCTCTCCTCCCTTGCATTTGAATCATCAACCTCAG ATGAAGCACAAGTTCCAAATTTCGCTTTCAGTTGGTTAAATGACAACAACAAATTCCAAGCTGGGGATACGGCAGCCATAAAGATCATAGTACTGGGAGAGTTTGACAGTAAAGGAAATGTTTCACTTGATAAAAGTGCATTCAATCCTACCCTTACAGTTAATGGGAAGAGAGGAAATAATTCTTTTGTGTCTGGGGTTTTCCTGGATACTGCAGGGGATACCAGTACCTGGAGAATTCTCTTCACTCCAATCAGGGTTGGGGTTTTTAATGTCTTTATCAATGATGACTCTTTCAAAGTATTTGATTCATCTCTCCATTTCGAAACTGTGCCAG GTAAAATTTATCCATCTGTCTGCATAGCTTCATGGATGGGATTTTTAAACGAGTTTGAAGCTGGGGAGAGAGCTACAGTTTTTATTGCTCCTAGAGATGCATTTGGGAATAATGTTTCTTCAACTCGTGAAGAATTGCATCCCTATAATTTTACATTGTGTGCACTTTATGCAAATGGTTCCCTTGCTAATGTGCTAAACATCACTCATATTGGCTGGAATGAGCTTGGTTTTATTAACATTGAGTTTATTGTGGCAAAAGCTGGAAACCTTCTATTGCATGTGAAAGGAGGAAATCAAACCTTGAATGGCTGTCCACTTGCATTGAAGGTGAATCCAG GGCCTCTGGATGTTTCCAATTGCCTGCCAAAATGGAAGTTTGAGACAAACGCTTGGCAAATATTTTCCAAAATGGAAATTTTTATTCATCAACAAGATCAGTATGGGAATCTTGTTTCTGGATTATACGAATTTGATGCTgatattattgaaaaagataCAAATCTGTCTATACCTGTTGCAGATTTGTACTTTGAAGACATGGTACCAGGAATACAGTTATTCTCTTTCAGTTTATTGGAACCAGGAAACTTCTTGCTCACTATATCTAATTTGAAGCATAATAGAAGCATCTCCAATATGCCATTTGCTTATACTGTCTTTATAG GTTATTGTGATGGATCAGCCAGCATTGTCAACGGATCCGGTTTAAATGATTCCGTTGCTGGTGAAATTGCACAGTTTTCGGTTTATTTGATTGACATTTATCAATATCCTGCTTTTGTTGAACTAGGAAGTATTAAAGTGCAGATTGTTAGGGAGAATGATTCCTATAATGTGCAGCCAAGCATCTTTCCAATCATCCATG GGAATGGACCTGCTCAAGAACTCAGCTATGCTACTATCAGCCAAACAGAAATTTCTCCTGCACCATCTGATGTTCCAAGGAACATT TCTGCTGGACACTCGGAAGTTCTGGCCAGTGCTTTTAATGTGATTTATACTGCTGAGAAGAGTGGAATCTATGAAATATATGTATTTTGTGGAAATATTTTACTGAGTGGTCACTCATTCAGAAAGGAAGTTAGAGCAG GTGAGGTTAATGTATCTCTTTCAAAAGTTGTGAAATTTGCTCCCAAGGTGCCAAAGCTTACTGAGAATGAAATATGGGTCCAATTGATGGACACATTTTCTAATCCTGTCCTGTCCCAACTGTCACTGCTGAAACTAGAGATTGCTTCAGTCAACAGGTCTGGTTTTTCGACTGGGATGTTTGTAGATAATGATGATGGGTCATATACTTGTCAATATATGGCTAGAGATGTTGGAACCTATGAGATGTGTGTTTCATTTGATGGCATACGTTTCTCACCGTGCCCTTTTGGGGTCAATGTGTATGGTG GTGAATATTTTCCTAAAGCTTATGATGATAAAATTTCTGTGTGGGAGGATGAGTCTATTGCTTTTGATGTTTTAGCAAATGATTACTTTGCTGGACACAATGCAAGCATTGTTGAATTCTTGAAA CCAGATTATGGTTCACTTTTACAGGATGGACATTTCTTTAGATATACCCCCTATCAAAATTATTATGGGAGTGACTCTTTTATGTATACAATATCGGATGTAAATGGCAATCTTGCTTCTGCTGCTGTTAACATTTCTGTTCTTAATATCCCACCCCAGTTTATTTCATCTCCGAGTCAACTGCAAGCAACTGAGGACATGATAAGCCCCAGATATGG TGGTTTCTCAGGGTTTGAGATTAGGTCTTCTGATCCAATGGAGAACATTTCTGTCACTCTTAGAGCAGACTCTGGAACTCTGTTTTTGTCTCCTATGCTGATGCACTTTTGGCATCCAATTTGGGGGGAATTTTCTGTCAAGAAAGAAGATGATGAAGCAAAGAGTTTGACATTAGAGGGGTCTGTAGATTTGATGAATCTAGCACTTCAGTCAATTCAATACCTCGG AAATGATAATTTCAGTGGTGATGATACTGTTCGTGTTTCTGCCGGCAACAAGAATGGGATAAATGATTTAGCAGTTCCAGCTTTTGTGGAACCTATCAATGATCCTCCATTTATTAACGTTCccaaatttatcacattgaagggCAATGAGGATGAGTCACTGATCTTTAACAAAGCTAGAGACAAGTTTGAGTTTTGTGTTGGAGATCCAGATCTTCTTAACTTCCCTG GCAAAGAGTCTCGCTTTATAGTCGCGTTTtctgttgaagttgatgatggaTTTTTGGTAACCAGCCTACCAGCTGAACTTATAGATACAACTGAACTGAGGCTAATGAATAGCTATCAATGGCAACCTGTTCAGACATATGTTACTATCTCAAAGCGTTTTATGGTCAAAGCTAAAGGAATCAGATTTCAGGGGACAATTATTGATTGCAACGTTGTCATGCAACAACTATCATATCAT GGTGGAGAAAATGGTGCTGTTTTGACGCTGAAATGA